The Alphaproteobacteria bacterium genome has a segment encoding these proteins:
- a CDS encoding HD domain-containing protein, translating into MRYTVDGLFQLLEKRGGSAYGGERISQLAHALQSAQLAVEAGDPASLVIAALMHDIGHLVGKGDEGLAEKGIDARHEASGALVLEQVFGKAVAEPVRLHVDAKRYLCFAEAGYWDSLSQGSKVSLQVQGGPFDAAQAKAFMASPHAADAVKLRRYDDLAKVKDKPTPGLAEFRGWASRLTADA; encoded by the coding sequence ATGAGGTACACGGTCGACGGGCTGTTTCAGCTGCTCGAGAAGCGGGGCGGCTCGGCCTATGGCGGCGAGCGCATCTCGCAGCTTGCTCACGCGCTGCAATCGGCGCAGCTCGCCGTCGAGGCGGGCGATCCGGCCTCGCTGGTGATCGCCGCGCTGATGCACGACATCGGCCACCTCGTCGGCAAGGGCGACGAGGGCCTGGCCGAGAAGGGCATCGACGCGCGCCACGAGGCGTCGGGCGCGCTGGTGCTCGAGCAGGTTTTCGGCAAGGCGGTGGCCGAGCCGGTGCGCCTGCATGTCGATGCCAAGCGCTATCTGTGCTTCGCCGAGGCCGGCTACTGGGACTCGCTGTCGCAGGGCTCAAAGGTTTCGCTTCAGGTGCAGGGCGGGCCCTTCGACGCGGCGCAAGCCAAGGCATTCATGGCAAGCCCCCATGCCGCCGACGCGGTGAAGCTGCGCCGCTACGACGACCTCGCCAAGGTGAAGGACAAGCCGACGCCCGGGCTCGCCGAGTTCCGTGGCTGGGCCTCGCGCCTGACCGCGGATGCCTGA
- the phnK gene encoding phosphonate C-P lyase system protein PhnK — MSETPILEVKNLTKRFGLRAAVREVSLELWPGEVLGIVGESGSGKTTLLNCLGGRMPADIGEVLYRTGDGREVDMLALSEADRRRLLRTEWGFVHQNPRDGLRLDVSAGGNVGERLMALGQRHYGNLRDTALDWLRQVEIDAARVDDKPRAFSGGMQQRLQIARNLVTHPRVVLMDEPTGGLDVSVQARLLDLLRRLVRDVGVSAIIVTHDLGVARLLADRLIVMREGRLVESGLTDRLLDDPQEPYTQLLVSSVLTV; from the coding sequence ATGAGCGAAACGCCGATCCTCGAGGTGAAGAACCTCACCAAGCGCTTCGGCCTGCGCGCCGCCGTGCGCGAGGTTTCGCTCGAGCTGTGGCCCGGCGAGGTGCTGGGCATCGTCGGCGAATCCGGCTCGGGCAAGACGACCCTGCTGAACTGCCTCGGCGGTCGCATGCCGGCGGACATCGGCGAGGTGCTCTATCGCACGGGTGATGGCCGCGAGGTCGACATGCTGGCGCTGAGCGAGGCCGACCGGCGCCGTCTGCTGCGCACCGAATGGGGCTTCGTGCACCAGAACCCGCGCGACGGGCTGCGCCTCGACGTCAGCGCCGGCGGCAATGTCGGCGAGCGCCTGATGGCGCTGGGCCAGCGCCACTACGGCAATCTGCGCGACACGGCGCTCGACTGGCTGCGCCAGGTCGAGATCGACGCCGCGCGCGTCGACGACAAGCCGCGCGCCTTCTCCGGCGGCATGCAGCAGCGCTTGCAGATCGCGCGCAATCTCGTGACCCATCCCCGTGTGGTGCTGATGGACGAGCCGACCGGCGGCCTCGACGTCTCGGTGCAGGCGCGCCTGCTCGACCTGCTGCGCCGCCTGGTGCGCGATGTCGGCGTCTCGGCGATCATCGTGACGCACGATCTCGGTGTTGCGCGCCTGCTCGCCGACCGGCTGATCGTGATGCGCGAGGGCCGGCTGGTCGAAAGCGGGCTCACCGATCGCCTGCTCGACGATCCGCAGGAGCCCTACACGCAGCTGCTGGTGTCCTCGGTGCTGACGGTATGA
- a CDS encoding alpha-D-ribose 1-methylphosphonate 5-triphosphate diphosphatase: MAEMILSGARVVGPDAVIEGSVVVRDGRIAEIATGAARSGESFDGDYLLPGLVELHTDNMERHFAPRPGVRWPGVSAVLAHDGQIAAAGITTVFDAVGMGTVRGDDDIRIAALDEMLAAVKAARAGDMFRADHLFHLRCETSYPSVLERIARLIDDPTVKLCSVMDHTPGQRQFTREDKFREYYKGKFQFTDRELDAYIATQKERCERWSAPNRRGMVAMCRARDIPLASHDDATPAHVAEAVADGMVVAEFPTTIEAARLSREGGMKVVMGGPNLVRGGSHSGNISAGTLAAQGLLDIVSSDYVPVSLLESAFQLARDLPEMGLAKTVRTVSQTPAEAVGLDDRGAIVEGRRADLVRVAVIGGQPVVRAVWREGRRIA; this comes from the coding sequence ATGGCCGAGATGATCCTCAGCGGTGCCAGGGTGGTCGGCCCCGATGCGGTGATCGAGGGCAGTGTCGTCGTGCGCGACGGACGCATCGCCGAGATCGCGACGGGCGCCGCGCGCAGCGGCGAGAGCTTTGACGGCGACTATCTGCTGCCGGGCCTCGTCGAGCTGCATACCGACAACATGGAGCGCCACTTCGCGCCGCGGCCGGGCGTGCGCTGGCCCGGCGTCTCGGCGGTGCTGGCGCATGACGGGCAGATCGCGGCGGCCGGCATCACCACGGTGTTCGACGCCGTCGGCATGGGCACGGTGCGCGGCGACGACGATATTCGCATCGCAGCCCTCGACGAGATGCTGGCGGCGGTGAAGGCGGCGCGCGCGGGCGACATGTTCCGCGCCGATCACCTGTTCCACCTGCGCTGCGAGACCAGCTACCCCTCGGTGCTCGAGCGCATCGCGCGGCTGATCGACGATCCCACCGTGAAGCTGTGCTCGGTGATGGACCACACGCCGGGCCAGCGCCAGTTCACCCGCGAGGACAAGTTTCGCGAGTACTACAAGGGCAAGTTCCAGTTCACCGACAGGGAGCTCGACGCCTACATCGCCACCCAGAAGGAACGCTGCGAGCGCTGGAGCGCGCCCAACCGGCGCGGCATGGTAGCGATGTGCAGGGCGCGCGACATTCCGCTCGCCAGCCACGACGACGCGACGCCGGCGCATGTCGCCGAGGCGGTGGCCGACGGCATGGTGGTGGCCGAGTTCCCGACTACGATCGAGGCGGCGCGCCTGTCGCGCGAGGGCGGCATGAAGGTGGTGATGGGCGGCCCCAACCTGGTGCGTGGCGGCTCGCACTCCGGCAACATCTCGGCCGGTACGCTCGCGGCGCAGGGCCTGCTCGACATCGTCTCGTCGGACTACGTGCCGGTGAGCCTGCTCGAATCGGCGTTCCAGCTGGCGCGCGACCTGCCGGAGATGGGCCTGGCGAAGACGGTGCGCACGGTGTCGCAGACGCCCGCCGAGGCGGTCGGACTGGACGATCGCGGCGCGATCGTCGAGGGGCGGCGCGCCGATCTGGTGCGCGTGGCGGTGATCGGGGGCCAGCCGGTGGTGCGTGCGGTCTGGCGCGAGGGGCGGAGGATCGCATGA
- a CDS encoding alpha-D-ribose 1-methylphosphonate 5-phosphate C-P-lyase PhnJ: protein MNAGPTNATVDEGYNFAFLDEQTKRMLRRAILKAVAIPGHQIPFGSREMPLSYGWGTGGIQITAAVIGPSDTLKVIDQGADDTTNAVSIRSFFRRMTGVATTERTPDATIVQTRHRIPETKLVEGQILVYQVPIPEPLRWLEPRESETRKMHALAEYGAMHVKLYEDIVRFGRIETAYDYPVMVNGRYLMRPSPIPKFDNPKMDQMLALQLFGAGREKRIYAVPPYTPVKSLDFEDYPFQVEKWDQPCALCGADDSFLDEIITDDRGGHMFVCSDTDHCEQRRNAGHQGTGAPESYVAAVEAGE from the coding sequence ATGAACGCCGGCCCGACCAACGCCACGGTCGACGAGGGCTACAACTTCGCCTTCCTCGACGAGCAGACCAAGCGGATGCTGCGCCGCGCGATCCTCAAGGCCGTCGCGATCCCTGGCCACCAGATCCCGTTCGGCAGCCGCGAGATGCCGCTGAGCTACGGCTGGGGCACCGGCGGCATCCAGATCACCGCCGCGGTGATCGGCCCGTCCGACACGCTGAAGGTGATCGACCAGGGCGCCGACGACACGACCAACGCCGTCAGCATCCGCTCGTTCTTCCGCCGCATGACCGGCGTGGCGACGACGGAGCGCACGCCCGATGCCACCATCGTGCAGACGCGCCACCGCATCCCCGAGACCAAGCTGGTCGAAGGCCAGATCCTGGTTTACCAGGTACCGATCCCCGAGCCGCTGCGCTGGCTGGAGCCGCGCGAATCGGAGACGCGCAAGATGCACGCGCTGGCCGAGTACGGTGCCATGCACGTGAAGCTCTACGAGGATATCGTGCGCTTCGGTCGCATCGAGACGGCCTACGACTATCCCGTTATGGTCAATGGCCGCTACCTGATGCGTCCGTCGCCAATCCCGAAGTTCGACAATCCGAAGATGGACCAGATGCTGGCCTTGCAGCTCTTCGGCGCCGGCCGCGAGAAGCGCATCTACGCCGTGCCGCCCTATACGCCGGTGAAGTCGCTCGACTTCGAGGACTATCCCTTCCAGGTCGAGAAGTGGGACCAGCCCTGCGCGCTGTGCGGCGCCGACGACTCCTTCCTCGACGAGATCATCACCGACGACAGGGGCGGGCACATGTTCGTGTGCTCCGACACCGACCACTGCGAGCAGCGCCGCAACGCTGGCCATCAGGGCACGGGCGCGCCCGAGTCCTACGTCGCCGCTGTGGAGGCCGGCGAATGA
- the phnL gene encoding phosphonate C-P lyase system protein PhnL — MSSQLPAISIRGLRKSFTLHLRGGIRLDALRGVDLDVHAGECVVLRGPSGAGKSSLMRCVYGNYGADCGSLVIRDRSTEIDMASAGPRYVASLRRDTIGYVSQFLRVIPRVSTRDVVAEPMLARGVDADVARGKAEAMLERLNIPHRLFDLPPATFSGGEQQRVNIARVFAAGFPILLLDEPTASLDDANRTVVIALIREARDAGAAAILAILHDPVAREAVASRIFELQPGTSVAEAA, encoded by the coding sequence ATGAGTAGTCAACTTCCCGCCATCTCCATCCGCGGCCTGCGCAAGAGCTTCACCCTGCATCTGCGCGGCGGCATCCGGCTCGACGCCTTGCGCGGCGTCGATCTCGACGTGCACGCCGGCGAGTGCGTCGTGCTGCGTGGTCCCTCCGGCGCCGGCAAGAGCAGCCTGATGCGCTGCGTCTACGGCAACTACGGCGCCGATTGCGGCAGCCTGGTGATCCGCGACAGGAGCACCGAGATCGACATGGCGTCGGCCGGGCCGCGCTACGTCGCGAGCCTGCGCCGCGACACGATCGGCTATGTCAGCCAGTTCCTGCGCGTGATCCCGCGCGTCTCGACGCGCGACGTGGTGGCCGAGCCGATGCTGGCGCGCGGCGTCGATGCCGACGTGGCGCGCGGCAAGGCCGAGGCGATGCTGGAGCGGCTCAACATCCCGCACCGGCTGTTCGACCTGCCGCCGGCGACCTTCTCCGGCGGCGAGCAGCAGCGCGTCAACATCGCGCGCGTCTTCGCCGCCGGCTTCCCGATCCTGCTGCTCGACGAGCCGACCGCGTCGCTCGACGACGCCAACCGCACCGTGGTGATCGCGCTCATTCGCGAGGCGCGCGACGCCGGCGCGGCGGCGATCCTGGCGATCCTGCACGATCCGGTGGCGCGCGAGGCGGTGGCGAGCCGGATCTTCGAGCTGCAACCGGGGACTTCAGTGGCGGAGGCTGCGTAA
- a CDS encoding carbon-phosphorus lyase complex subunit PhnI, translating to MYVAVKGGERAIANAHAWLAESRRGDPDVPELSVAQIREQQKLAVDRVMTEGSLYDPDLAALALKQACGDQVEAIFLLRAYRTTLPRFGATLPIDTSAMTVRRRVSAVFKDIPGGQILGSTFDYTHRLLDFALMAEGEPAPAPSAAPPEETRLPGVIDVLNREDIIEIERPSPGDPAPPDLTREPLRFPAPRAMRLQNLARGDEGFVLAMGYATQRGYGRTHPFAGEIRHGTVSVEMVPPELGFAVDIGDIELTECQMVNQFAGSKNEPPQFTRGYGVSFGHGERKAMGMALVDRALRAQELGESTDAPPNDIEFVLYHSDNVEAQGFVQHLKLPHYVDFQSELNVVRAMRRDAEAAKQTALKEAAE from the coding sequence ATGTATGTAGCCGTGAAGGGTGGCGAACGGGCGATCGCCAACGCGCATGCCTGGCTGGCCGAGTCGCGGCGCGGCGATCCCGACGTGCCCGAACTCAGCGTGGCGCAGATCCGCGAGCAGCAGAAGCTGGCGGTCGATCGCGTCATGACCGAAGGCTCGCTCTACGATCCCGACCTCGCGGCGCTGGCGCTCAAGCAGGCCTGCGGCGACCAGGTCGAGGCGATCTTCCTGCTGCGCGCCTATCGCACGACCCTGCCGCGCTTCGGCGCCACCCTGCCGATCGACACCTCGGCGATGACGGTGCGGCGGCGCGTCTCGGCGGTGTTCAAGGACATCCCGGGTGGCCAGATCCTCGGCTCGACCTTCGACTACACCCATCGCCTGCTCGACTTCGCGTTGATGGCCGAGGGCGAGCCGGCGCCGGCGCCGTCCGCTGCGCCGCCGGAGGAAACGCGTCTGCCCGGGGTGATCGACGTGCTCAACCGGGAAGACATTATCGAGATCGAGCGGCCCTCGCCGGGCGATCCGGCGCCGCCCGACCTGACGCGCGAGCCGCTGCGCTTCCCCGCTCCGCGCGCCATGAGGCTGCAGAACCTGGCGCGCGGCGACGAGGGCTTCGTGCTTGCGATGGGCTACGCCACGCAGCGCGGCTACGGCCGCACCCATCCCTTCGCCGGCGAGATCCGCCACGGCACGGTCTCGGTCGAGATGGTGCCGCCCGAGCTGGGCTTCGCCGTCGACATCGGCGACATCGAGCTCACCGAGTGCCAGATGGTCAACCAGTTCGCCGGCTCGAAGAACGAGCCGCCGCAATTCACCCGCGGCTATGGCGTGAGCTTCGGCCACGGCGAGCGCAAGGCGATGGGCATGGCGCTGGTCGATCGCGCCCTGCGCGCGCAGGAGCTCGGCGAATCAACGGATGCGCCGCCCAACGACATCGAGTTCGTGCTCTATCACAGCGACAACGTCGAGGCGCAGGGCTTCGTGCAGCACCTCAAGCTGCCGCACTACGTCGACTTCCAGTCCGAGCTCAACGTCGTGCGCGCCATGCGCCGCGACGCCGAAGCGGCGAAGCAGACGGCGCTGAAGGAGGCCGCGGAATGA